From a single Nicotiana tomentosiformis chromosome 2, ASM39032v3, whole genome shotgun sequence genomic region:
- the LOC104096857 gene encoding 2-oxoglutarate-dependent dioxygenase DAO-like, whose translation MANNLSIIDMQDSSKGLQEKIVKSLERWGCFRLVNHGIPRSLLSEIMAVARSLLELPVETKELNIVGEDNSFGYVPVNVTSPMFEALGVYDATLSEGFDQFCAQLNLSPYQREVMVKYWGAVYDLTKKLGTKLMEGLGLESGDLFEDWPCLMRFNKYNNNPETVGLTGARTHSDKGFFTILLDDEFVNGLEMLDEQTGEFIPANPIPGSFFVNAGDIAKAWSNERICNVRHRVQCNEPRVRFSITFFVLGPRNGKVEIPSKLVDSQHPRLYIPFHFEEYCGLRTSTKCIQGEVLDFFHKKDDLINNGE comes from the exons ATGGCTAACAACTTGTCAATCATAGACATGCAAGATAGCTCAAAAGGATTACAAGAGAAAATAGTGAAATCACTTGAACGTTGGGGTTGTTTCAGGCTTGTTAATCATGGAATTCCACGATCACTCTTGTCGGAAATAATGGCGGTCGCCCGGTCGTTGCTGGAACTTCCAGTGGAAACAAAGGAGCTAAATATTGTTGGTGAAGACAACAGCTTTGGTTACGTCCCTGTTAATGTTACGAGTCCCATGTTTGAGGCCTTAGGAGTATATGATGCAACTTTATCGGAGGGTTTTGATCAGTTCTGTGCTCAGTTGAATCTATCTCCTTATCAAAG GGAGGTGATGGTGAAGTATTGGGGAGCAGTTTATGATCTAACAAAGAAACTTGGGACTAAGCTTATGGAAGGTCTTGGTTTAGAAAGTGGAGATTTGTTTGAGGATTGGCCTTGCCTAATGAGGTTTAACAAATATAACAATAATCCTGAAACAGTGGGATTAACAGGAGCTAGAACACATTCTGATAAAGGGTTTTTCACTATTTTATTGGATGATGAATTTGTTAATGGCCTTGAAATGCTTGATGAGCAAACTGGGGAATTTATTCCTGCCAATCCAATACCAGGTTCCTTTTTTGTTAATGCCGGAGATATTGCTAAG GCATGGAGCAATGAAAGAATCTGCAATGTGAGGCATAGAGTACAATGCAACGAACCAAGAGTACGATTCTCCATTACATTCTTTGTGTTAGGACCAAGAAATGGGAAAGTGGAGATACCTTCTAAACTAGTGGATTCTCAGCATCCTCGTCTCTATATTCCTTTCCATTTTGAAGAATATTGTGGCCTCCGAACTTCTACCAAATGCATACAGGGTGAAGTTCTTGACTTCTTTCATAAAAAAGATGATCTAATTAATAATGGTGAATAG